A part of Aegilops tauschii subsp. strangulata cultivar AL8/78 chromosome 2, Aet v6.0, whole genome shotgun sequence genomic DNA contains:
- the LOC109783607 gene encoding protein XRI1 isoform X2, whose protein sequence is MDPRRDGGGGGGGASGDGDGNSQILWDWQEKEHGEPSDGNHDVAKFVWDCLNRDDDDDELLGLLGNQTPLRDCRAFFDIGDITCKETLDLEESRESKRRRVLEYPSEVNQPEVGDHEMCSNFVTSEVAETSLLCTDEPQTLNWNMQINSDDLDKFSSLSNGASYEPSDNQLDNYSEGATIYYTPDQMPSSQESITYIGCQTDVPGTSEIAPVTESLIMHETRKLSTLKVSKGGSSMIKAKQNVTTSIAYPFTLIKPSWEEGDVTLKDINQRIHAPPKKPPEILETSAFSGKPVIGKTRIRTEGGKGSITILRTKG, encoded by the exons ATGGACCCGCGCCGcgacggaggcggaggcggaggcggcgccTCCGGCGATGGCGACGGCAACAGCCAAAT TCTGTGGGATTGGCAAGAGAAGGAGCATGGCGAACCTAGTGATGGAAATCATG ACGTTGCTAAGTTCGTGTGGGATTGCCTCAACcgagatgatgatgatgatgagctaCTTGGATTACTGGGAAATCAAACTCCTCTGCGGGACTGCCGGGCCTTCTTTGATATTGGGG ATATCACTTGCAAGGAGACACTAGACCTGGAGGAGTCTCGGGAATCAAAGCGGCGACGCGTTTTGGAGTACCCTTCTGAGGTTAATCAGCCAGAAGTTGGTGATCATGAAATGTGTTCTAATTTTGTCACATCTGAG GTAGCAGAGACTTCATTGCTTTGCACTGATGAACCACAGACTTTAAACTGGAATATGCAGATCAATTCAGATGATTTAG ATAAGTTCAGTTCCTTGTCTAATGGAGCATCCTACGAGCCATCAGATAATCAATTGGATAATTACTCTGAAGGAGCTACTATCTACTACACGCCTGATCAAAT GCCTTCTAGCCAGGAGAGCATTACATACATTGGTTGTCAAACCGATGTGCCAG GAACAAGTGAGATTGCTCCGGTGACAGAAAGTCTCATAATGCATGAGACTAGGAAACTTTCTACACTCAAAGTATCTAAAG GAGGAAGCTCGATGATCAAGGCGAAGCAAAATGTAACTACATCTATAGCATACCCTTTTACCCTTATCAAACCATCTTGGGAAGAAGGAGATGTCACTCTCAAGGATATAAATCAGCGCATCCATGCTCCTCCAAAGAAGCCTCCAGAAATCCTGGAAACTTCAGCTTTCTCTGGGAAGCCGGTCATTGGCAAGACAAGAATCAGAACAGAAGGTGGGAAAGGCAGCATCACAATACTAAGAACCAAGGGCTGA
- the LOC109783607 gene encoding protein XRI1 isoform X1, translated as MLDWSYFVACFSFVQLKLNHVSTVHRTDLWDWQEKEHGEPSDGNHDVAKFVWDCLNRDDDDDELLGLLGNQTPLRDCRAFFDIGDITCKETLDLEESRESKRRRVLEYPSEVNQPEVGDHEMCSNFVTSEVAETSLLCTDEPQTLNWNMQINSDDLDKFSSLSNGASYEPSDNQLDNYSEGATIYYTPDQMPSSQESITYIGCQTDVPGTSEIAPVTESLIMHETRKLSTLKVSKGGSSMIKAKQNVTTSIAYPFTLIKPSWEEGDVTLKDINQRIHAPPKKPPEILETSAFSGKPVIGKTRIRTEGGKGSITILRTKG; from the exons ATGCTGGATTGGTCATACTTCGTGGCGTGTTTTTCGTTTGTGCAACtgaaactaaaccatgtctcgaCTGTCCACAGAACTGA TCTGTGGGATTGGCAAGAGAAGGAGCATGGCGAACCTAGTGATGGAAATCATG ACGTTGCTAAGTTCGTGTGGGATTGCCTCAACcgagatgatgatgatgatgagctaCTTGGATTACTGGGAAATCAAACTCCTCTGCGGGACTGCCGGGCCTTCTTTGATATTGGGG ATATCACTTGCAAGGAGACACTAGACCTGGAGGAGTCTCGGGAATCAAAGCGGCGACGCGTTTTGGAGTACCCTTCTGAGGTTAATCAGCCAGAAGTTGGTGATCATGAAATGTGTTCTAATTTTGTCACATCTGAG GTAGCAGAGACTTCATTGCTTTGCACTGATGAACCACAGACTTTAAACTGGAATATGCAGATCAATTCAGATGATTTAG ATAAGTTCAGTTCCTTGTCTAATGGAGCATCCTACGAGCCATCAGATAATCAATTGGATAATTACTCTGAAGGAGCTACTATCTACTACACGCCTGATCAAAT GCCTTCTAGCCAGGAGAGCATTACATACATTGGTTGTCAAACCGATGTGCCAG GAACAAGTGAGATTGCTCCGGTGACAGAAAGTCTCATAATGCATGAGACTAGGAAACTTTCTACACTCAAAGTATCTAAAG GAGGAAGCTCGATGATCAAGGCGAAGCAAAATGTAACTACATCTATAGCATACCCTTTTACCCTTATCAAACCATCTTGGGAAGAAGGAGATGTCACTCTCAAGGATATAAATCAGCGCATCCATGCTCCTCCAAAGAAGCCTCCAGAAATCCTGGAAACTTCAGCTTTCTCTGGGAAGCCGGTCATTGGCAAGACAAGAATCAGAACAGAAGGTGGGAAAGGCAGCATCACAATACTAAGAACCAAGGGCTGA